The genomic DNA CAATCCATTCTTGAGAAAGGCCATGGTTGTCTGCTCGCCTGCTTTCTCTAGGGAGAGCATACCATCCATGCGCGACCGCACACTCAAATCAAGCAAGGTGTCGACAATTTCTTCGTGTGTAGTGAGCCTACTTGAATAAGTATTTTGAACTACCTTAAAAGCGGAAGTAAGCTGTTCTACGGGGTAACTGAGCATGATCGCTACAGCCAGTCCTGACATTACGATAGCAAATGCAGCTGCGTTCCAGTAGAGCGAGATTCCACCGCTGAGCCAAAAACTTCCTATGAAAATTATTGCGGCAACTGAAACACCGACAAGATTCTTCCTGTTCATGACATTACCTCCTTACTTGGCATTGACGTCAGGATTAATGACGAAAAGTTCTACACGACGATTATTACCTGAAACTTCACCCATGGTATCCGGGAGCTCAGGAAGGGTTCCACCTCGCCCGCTAACAAGAATACGCGCGGGGTCGATAGATTTTTCACTTATTAAATATTGTGCTACTTTTGCGGCGCGGCTTGCGGATAGCTCAAAAGCAGCCCCCGCTTCCAGCTTAGCAACGTCACTATGATCGGTATGACCGACGATATGTATGGCATGATGATTTTTTGTAAGAACTTCCGATATCTCAGCAAGATATTGCAAAGTCTTTGGCTCAAAGCTACTTTTTCCGGGAGCAAAGAAAGCATCACCGCGCATGACGATTTTCATCTGACCATTATCTTCACTGCCCACACTTACCGCTCCGTCACTGCTGCGATAAAGAACATCTTGAGGTGCCAAAAGAACTCTGGTGCTGCCGCTCATTGATTGACGATGAACGGAAAGCATATCAATGAGACTATCAACTGGAGTGGGAGAAACTTTAGACTGCGCGTTGCTTGCAAAAATAACTTTAATGTTTTCCTCAGACTTGCTGTAGATAAACAGCACAACAAAGAGGACGAACATTACCATCATAAGGTCAGCCCAAGGAACAGACCATCCATTCATGCCGGATGTATCAGAATCCGAGGAACCGAACTCCATCAAATCTATATCACATTTAAATTCATCGTTTCTCATACCATTGCTCCATGATCAAAAGATACAGGCCGCGCCCGAACGTTTCATCAATACTGTAGCAAGGGTAATGCCAAAATAATTACTTCAATTATTATAAGTACTTATAAATAATAAAATGTAAATTAAGGAGGAATTATAGGAAAGTGTCAAAAAGAGAACAGAGGAGATATCAAGACAA from Maridesulfovibrio frigidus DSM 17176 includes the following:
- a CDS encoding OmpA/MotB family protein; translated protein: MRNDEFKCDIDLMEFGSSDSDTSGMNGWSVPWADLMMVMFVLFVVLFIYSKSEENIKVIFASNAQSKVSPTPVDSLIDMLSVHRQSMSGSTRVLLAPQDVLYRSSDGAVSVGSEDNGQMKIVMRGDAFFAPGKSSFEPKTLQYLAEISEVLTKNHHAIHIVGHTDHSDVAKLEAGAAFELSASRAAKVAQYLISEKSIDPARILVSGRGGTLPELPDTMGEVSGNNRRVELFVINPDVNAK